One window of Jannaschia sp. CCS1 genomic DNA carries:
- a CDS encoding transglycosylase SLT domain-containing protein, protein MYRRTLLLGLTASLVACGRSQEFNSPRNLDNACGLIAERPNYFRAMRRAERNWNVPVHVQMAVIHQESRFDGDIRPPFEFALGIIPVGRQSSAVGYSQALDGTWDEYRQETGNRRADRTDIADATDFMGWYMNLTVERNNIPLTDARRQYLAYHEGHTGYARGSYNSKPWLIEVAGRVEARAERYRQQLESC, encoded by the coding sequence ATGTATAGACGAACTTTATTGCTAGGCCTCACGGCCTCACTTGTTGCGTGTGGCAGGTCGCAGGAATTCAACTCTCCCCGCAACCTCGACAACGCGTGTGGATTGATCGCAGAGCGACCGAATTACTTTCGCGCCATGCGCCGCGCCGAGCGGAACTGGAACGTTCCCGTCCATGTACAGATGGCGGTGATCCACCAGGAAAGCCGCTTCGACGGCGATATTCGCCCCCCCTTCGAATTCGCCCTCGGGATCATTCCGGTGGGGCGTCAAAGCTCCGCAGTCGGATACAGTCAGGCGCTGGACGGCACGTGGGACGAATACAGACAGGAAACGGGAAACCGCCGCGCGGACCGCACCGATATCGCCGATGCGACCGACTTCATGGGCTGGTACATGAACCTCACGGTCGAGCGGAACAATATTCCACTCACCGATGCGCGCCGCCAATACCTCGCCTACCACGAGGGGCATACTGGCTACGCGCGCGGCAGCTACAACTCAAAGCCGTGGTTGATTGAGGTCGCCGGGCGGGTTGAGGCGCGGGCCGAGCGCTATCGTCAGCAGCTCGAAAGCTGCTGA
- a CDS encoding AEC family transporter, producing the protein MNLALTVLDITAPVFILGAAGFIWVRAGYEYPTAFVTRLAMTLAVPCLIFTTLVAADIEPRALAQLSMAAILCYGLITLGAWVVVRMFRLDTRAYLAPLTFGNTGNLGLPLALFAFGETGLGLAVVIFAVMAIIMFTVGLWMVAGVQNPLRVLREPILWASVLGVLFLSAGWTPPNVALNSLTLIGHMGIPLMLLTLGAAVARLKPARVLPAFGLSAIKLSIGLLVGIGVGLAFGLSGAPLAVLILQMATPVGVTSYLMAERYKTDPDAAASLVVTSTLLAIVALPITLSFLLPG; encoded by the coding sequence GTGAACCTTGCCCTGACAGTGCTGGACATCACCGCACCGGTGTTCATTCTTGGTGCGGCTGGCTTCATCTGGGTGCGTGCGGGATATGAGTATCCGACAGCCTTCGTCACCCGCCTGGCCATGACGCTTGCCGTGCCGTGCCTGATCTTCACGACGCTTGTCGCCGCCGATATCGAACCGCGGGCCCTGGCGCAGCTCAGCATGGCGGCAATCCTCTGCTACGGGCTGATCACCTTGGGAGCCTGGGTTGTCGTGCGAATGTTCCGCCTCGATACCCGCGCCTATCTGGCCCCTTTGACGTTCGGGAATACCGGAAATCTGGGCCTTCCGCTCGCGCTTTTTGCCTTTGGCGAAACGGGCCTTGGACTGGCGGTCGTGATCTTCGCGGTTATGGCCATCATCATGTTCACCGTCGGCCTCTGGATGGTCGCGGGTGTGCAGAACCCTCTGCGCGTGCTGCGGGAACCGATCCTCTGGGCCTCCGTCCTCGGCGTTCTGTTCCTTTCCGCCGGGTGGACGCCTCCTAACGTTGCGCTGAATTCCCTCACTCTGATCGGGCACATGGGCATCCCGCTGATGCTGCTGACCCTCGGTGCCGCCGTTGCTCGGCTGAAACCCGCTCGCGTCCTGCCCGCCTTCGGGCTCTCGGCGATCAAATTGTCCATCGGGTTGCTGGTGGGCATTGGCGTCGGCCTCGCGTTTGGGCTGTCTGGCGCGCCCCTGGCCGTTCTGATCCTGCAAATGGCCACTCCTGTGGGCGTCACCTCCTATCTCATGGCCGAGCGGTACAAAACCGATCCCGACGCCGCCGCCAGCCTTGTCGTGACCTCCACCCTTCTGGCGATTGTGGCCCTTCCGATCACGCTTTCGTTCCTTCTGCCCGGGTGA